The Chloroflexi bacterium ADurb.Bin180 genome has a window encoding:
- the lytN_1 gene encoding putative cell wall hydrolase LytN precursor, whose translation MAKLLRRSLLLAVLVLTLLLVAGATTVLADGYHIVSAGETLYAIGRRYGVNPYTIASVNNLANPDLIWVGQRLYIPSSSGWQAPRPPAPRPPPPPAQYPHYPYYPPQPAYSRYEYFNYWYCQAYGCPNYYWWWYRQ comes from the coding sequence ATGGCAAAGCTGCTGCGAAGGAGTCTGCTCCTCGCTGTTCTGGTGCTGACCCTGCTTCTGGTCGCCGGAGCAACGACGGTGCTGGCTGACGGCTACCACATTGTCTCAGCCGGCGAGACTCTGTACGCGATTGGCAGGCGGTACGGGGTGAACCCGTACACGATCGCGTCTGTCAACAACCTGGCCAATCCAGATCTCATCTGGGTCGGCCAGAGGCTGTACATCCCGTCATCGTCCGGCTGGCAAGCCCCACGACCTCCTGCGCCTCGGCCTCCGCCTCCGCCCGCTCAGTATCCCCACTATCCCTACTATCCGCCACAGCCGGCGTATTCGCGGTACGAGTATTTCAATTACTGGTACTGCCAAGCGTACGGTTGCCCCAACTACTACTGGTGGTGGTATCGACAATAG
- the ydhV_1 gene encoding putative oxidoreductase YdhV, producing the protein MYGFMGKLLLVNLSTGEISAEPLDESMLRQFVGGAGFGARYLFDRMEQTTEPLSPANPLLFMTGPLVGTAAPLCGRYEVCARSPQTGLWGESNSGGRFGPYLRFSGYDGILFTGRSATPVYLSIRDGRAELHDARHLWGQDTYETQAHIQKELGDSALSVACIGIAGENLVKYAAIVNDWGRAAGRTGMGAVMGSKNLKGIAVGGHAQVPLADPDGFAAAVQAAISSVKEDVKGQFLSAGGTASAVDTTMWMGDIPNKYYSMALWEPVAKLGGGTMAESILKGKKACYRCVIGCGRVTKTTGRYAVDNIDGPEYETAAVYGSLILNDDLESVAYADHLCNCLGLDSISAGSTIAFAYQLYERGIITSEDTGGLDLIWGTVDPAIQLTEQIARRQGFGDLLAEGARALGRHYGVEELAVQVNGLEVPMHDPRAFVGMGLVYATSPRGACHNQGDMFLVDLGAPVPELDIQLGDRLESSEEKALMTSRVMDWRTLYNSLVMCVFCNPPAALVRDLLNGATGWQVGLEELLPLGERAFQLKRLLNGKLGLTPQNDRLPAPLLQPLSDPTVETRPPDMSVLLPAYYRVRDWDPVTGMPSEQRQARLGL; encoded by the coding sequence ATGTACGGGTTCATGGGCAAGCTGTTGCTCGTCAACCTTTCGACAGGCGAGATCTCCGCTGAGCCGCTCGATGAGTCAATGCTCCGACAGTTTGTGGGCGGTGCCGGGTTTGGCGCTCGCTATCTATTCGACCGAATGGAGCAGACGACCGAACCCCTGAGCCCCGCCAACCCGCTGCTGTTCATGACCGGTCCGCTGGTCGGCACGGCAGCTCCCCTGTGCGGACGGTACGAGGTGTGCGCCCGTTCGCCCCAGACCGGTCTGTGGGGCGAGTCCAACTCGGGTGGTCGGTTTGGGCCGTACTTGAGGTTCTCCGGCTACGACGGGATCCTTTTTACCGGCCGTTCGGCCACGCCCGTGTACCTCTCCATCCGCGACGGCCGCGCCGAACTGCACGACGCCAGACACCTCTGGGGTCAAGACACCTATGAGACCCAGGCTCACATCCAGAAGGAGCTGGGCGACTCGGCGCTGAGCGTTGCCTGCATTGGCATCGCCGGCGAGAACCTGGTCAAGTATGCGGCGATTGTCAACGATTGGGGGCGCGCCGCCGGCCGAACGGGCATGGGCGCAGTGATGGGCAGCAAGAACCTCAAGGGCATCGCCGTGGGCGGGCACGCTCAGGTGCCGCTCGCTGATCCTGATGGCTTTGCCGCGGCAGTACAGGCCGCCATCAGCTCGGTGAAGGAGGACGTCAAGGGGCAGTTCTTGTCGGCTGGCGGCACGGCTTCGGCAGTCGATACTACGATGTGGATGGGCGACATACCCAACAAGTACTACAGCATGGCCCTCTGGGAACCAGTGGCCAAACTGGGTGGCGGCACAATGGCCGAGTCCATCCTCAAGGGGAAGAAGGCCTGCTACCGCTGCGTCATCGGCTGCGGCCGCGTAACCAAGACCACCGGTCGCTACGCGGTGGACAACATCGACGGCCCGGAGTACGAGACTGCTGCTGTCTATGGTTCGCTGATCCTCAACGACGACCTCGAGAGCGTCGCCTACGCTGACCACCTGTGCAACTGCCTGGGACTAGACTCAATCAGCGCCGGTTCGACCATTGCCTTCGCCTATCAGCTCTACGAACGGGGCATCATCACCAGCGAGGACACTGGCGGTCTGGATCTCATCTGGGGCACGGTCGATCCGGCCATCCAGCTCACCGAGCAGATCGCGCGACGTCAAGGCTTTGGCGACTTGCTTGCCGAGGGAGCACGAGCTCTGGGGCGGCACTATGGAGTGGAAGAGCTGGCCGTCCAGGTTAACGGCCTCGAGGTCCCAATGCACGATCCTCGTGCCTTCGTCGGGATGGGATTGGTGTATGCTACCTCACCGCGCGGGGCGTGTCACAATCAGGGCGACATGTTTCTGGTGGATCTGGGAGCACCGGTGCCGGAACTCGACATTCAACTGGGCGACCGACTGGAGAGTTCGGAAGAAAAGGCCCTGATGACGTCGCGGGTGATGGACTGGCGGACTCTGTACAACTCGCTGGTGATGTGCGTCTTCTGCAATCCGCCGGCGGCGCTGGTGCGCGATTTGTTGAACGGGGCCACGGGCTGGCAGGTCGGCCTGGAGGAGCTGCTGCCTCTGGGTGAACGAGCATTCCAACTCAAACGGCTGCTCAACGGCAAGCTCGGCCTCACGCCGCAGAACGACCGCCTGCCTGCTCCCCTGCTCCAGCCGCTGTCCGATCCGACGGTCGAAACCCGACCGCCCGATATGAGCGTGCTTCTGCCCGCCTACTACCGCGTCCGCGATTGGGATCCGGTCACGGGAATGCCCTCCGAGCAAAGGCAAGCCAGACTGGGGCTGTAG
- the rimO_1 gene encoding Ribosomal protein S12 methylthiotransferase RimO produces MTKRFYLVTLGCPKNTVDAEAMSALLLAAGWHQTQRAARADILIANTCGFIETARQESLDTLRQLSRAKKPGQKLLAAGCLSQRWGAELQALVPGVDGTLGTREWARIVSCVEGLCGFPRDAPARPSEQLSVVTPTHRIHTGHSAYLKISDGCSAACSFCAIPQIKGPHRSKEWSAILAEVRELADAHVQEIILIGQDTTAYGLDLGQHDALPALIADMCHAAPDVPWLRLMYAYPQHVSPRLIELLATNPRLCHYLDLPLQHAHPDTLQRMRRPADIEQVHLLIEQLRTAVPDIALRTTFIVGFPGETESEFQALLDLLQWASFDRVGVFIFSPEEGTVAATLPNQVPGEVAHERYQRAMELQRAISLQRNQLQVGRTLPVLVEGYGDGVSLSRSYRDAPEVDGYVLLSGKHETGQMVQARIVSALDYDLMAEAQEPR; encoded by the coding sequence ATGACCAAACGCTTCTACCTCGTCACGCTCGGCTGCCCCAAGAACACGGTTGACGCGGAGGCTATGTCCGCGCTTCTCCTGGCGGCAGGCTGGCATCAGACGCAACGCGCGGCTCGGGCCGATATTCTGATCGCCAACACCTGTGGATTCATCGAGACCGCGCGGCAGGAATCGCTGGATACCCTGCGCCAGCTCTCCCGGGCCAAAAAGCCCGGCCAGAAGCTACTGGCGGCCGGCTGCCTGTCCCAGCGCTGGGGTGCTGAGCTGCAGGCTCTGGTCCCGGGTGTGGACGGAACCCTGGGCACCCGCGAATGGGCACGCATTGTGTCCTGCGTGGAAGGGCTCTGCGGTTTCCCCCGCGATGCGCCCGCGCGCCCCTCCGAGCAGCTTTCCGTGGTGACCCCCACGCATCGCATCCACACCGGCCACAGCGCCTATCTAAAGATCTCTGACGGGTGCAGCGCGGCCTGCTCCTTCTGCGCTATCCCACAGATCAAGGGGCCCCACCGCAGCAAGGAGTGGTCGGCCATACTCGCCGAGGTCCGTGAGCTGGCCGACGCCCACGTTCAAGAGATCATTCTCATCGGCCAGGATACCACTGCCTACGGTCTGGACCTGGGTCAACATGACGCGCTGCCCGCGCTGATTGCGGACATGTGTCACGCCGCGCCGGATGTGCCCTGGCTGCGGTTGATGTATGCCTACCCGCAACATGTGTCGCCGCGCTTGATCGAACTCCTGGCCACAAACCCACGGCTATGCCACTATCTCGACCTTCCACTGCAGCACGCCCACCCCGATACCCTGCAACGCATGAGGCGCCCTGCCGATATCGAACAGGTGCACCTGCTGATTGAACAGTTGCGGACGGCAGTGCCTGACATCGCCCTGAGGACTACTTTCATCGTCGGTTTTCCTGGCGAGACCGAGTCAGAGTTCCAGGCTCTGCTCGACTTGCTGCAATGGGCGTCGTTCGACCGAGTGGGTGTGTTCATCTTCTCGCCCGAGGAGGGCACTGTAGCGGCTACCCTGCCCAATCAGGTGCCGGGCGAGGTCGCTCACGAGCGTTATCAGCGCGCGATGGAGCTTCAGCGCGCCATCTCACTGCAGAGAAATCAACTGCAGGTCGGGCGGACTCTGCCCGTTCTGGTCGAAGGATACGGGGATGGGGTGTCACTCAGCCGCAGCTACCGTGATGCTCCCGAGGTCGACGGCTACGTACTGCTCTCAGGCAAGCACGAGACGGGGCAAATGGTCCAGGCACGCATTGTCTCCGCCCTGGACTATGACTTGATGGCAGAAGCACAAGAGCCGCGCTGA
- a CDS encoding von Willebrand factor type A domain protein, giving the protein MRTGGCSEIARAGHRRLFGRSRGVIAALVLGTLLLLAGATSARADGFIIPVPPPRVIEVPDLAVKYHRVQVTIKGQLARTEIDQVFVNDSPYELEGTYIFPLPEDAAISDFAMFVDGERLAGKMLSRDEARRIYESIVNRRRDPALLEYVGRNAFQASVYPIPAHGEKRVQLSYTQVLASDRGLVRYSYPLNTERFSSRPLEEVTISVKLDAGAPIKTLYSPSHEISSERTSPTSALISYEANNVRPDTDFQLVYSMSEVDLGLNVLSYKEAGEDGFFLLLVAPPWQTEAREIVDKDVILVLDTSGSMEGQKLNQAKEAARFVLDHLNDGDRFGLVAFDTAVRTFSADLSPASERAGAKDFVQRISAGGGTNIQRALVEALAMLGRGRPQFVVFLTDGLPTVGVTDIARIIADVAERSTSDVRMFTFGVGYDVNTMLLDTLSQDHRGASAYVEPGENIEEEVASFYSKISSPLLSDVRLAVGQIKVDNLLPDPMPDLFAGTQLVLVGRYREGGKSDVTLTGQVNGKARTYTYDDIAFSSRGGDESIPRLWATRKIGQLLKEIRLHGENKELVDSIVALSVRYGIMTPYTSFLVDESQDILTVTGRQELAAKSWAPTLMPQVGSQAVADSQNQTQLAEAERADRGQTTEIKQVGAKAFVLRDGVWTDTLYNPDAMRPEGLRFGSATYYRLLSEHPEWGRYLSVSNRLVVVLDGTAYRIGPDQEESVHAPSQPVLEPSSPWEQFWRWFLKVTGRL; this is encoded by the coding sequence ATGAGAACCGGTGGCTGTTCTGAGATCGCCCGGGCTGGGCACAGGAGACTGTTCGGACGCAGCCGAGGAGTCATCGCTGCCCTGGTGCTCGGCACGCTGCTTCTCCTGGCGGGAGCGACATCTGCCCGCGCCGATGGGTTCATCATCCCTGTGCCTCCACCCCGTGTCATCGAGGTGCCTGACCTGGCCGTCAAGTATCACCGCGTGCAGGTGACCATCAAGGGCCAGCTCGCACGCACCGAGATCGATCAGGTCTTTGTGAATGACTCGCCCTATGAGCTGGAAGGCACGTACATCTTCCCCCTGCCCGAGGACGCTGCCATCAGCGATTTTGCCATGTTTGTCGATGGCGAGAGGCTGGCCGGCAAGATGCTGAGCCGCGACGAGGCCCGCCGGATCTATGAAAGCATCGTCAATCGCCGGCGGGATCCGGCACTGCTCGAATACGTCGGCCGCAACGCCTTTCAGGCCAGCGTCTACCCCATCCCTGCCCACGGCGAAAAGCGCGTCCAGCTCAGCTACACTCAGGTGCTGGCCTCGGACCGTGGACTGGTACGTTATTCCTATCCCCTCAACACAGAACGCTTTTCGAGCCGCCCTTTGGAAGAGGTTACCATCAGTGTCAAGCTTGACGCGGGGGCTCCGATCAAAACCCTCTACTCGCCCAGTCATGAGATCTCAAGTGAGCGGACCAGTCCGACCAGCGCTTTGATCAGCTATGAAGCCAACAACGTTCGGCCCGATACGGATTTCCAGCTTGTCTACAGCATGTCCGAAGTTGATCTTGGACTCAACGTACTCTCGTACAAGGAGGCCGGGGAGGACGGCTTTTTTCTGCTGCTGGTCGCACCGCCGTGGCAGACCGAGGCCCGCGAGATAGTCGACAAGGACGTCATCCTCGTGCTCGACACCTCGGGCAGTATGGAAGGCCAGAAACTGAACCAGGCCAAAGAGGCAGCGAGGTTCGTTCTTGACCATCTGAACGACGGTGACCGTTTCGGACTCGTTGCCTTCGATACGGCAGTGCGCACTTTTTCTGCCGACCTCAGTCCCGCGTCGGAACGTGCCGGCGCCAAAGACTTTGTGCAGCGAATCTCGGCCGGAGGCGGCACGAACATCCAGCGGGCGCTCGTTGAGGCGCTGGCGATGCTCGGCCGGGGCAGACCGCAGTTTGTGGTCTTTCTGACCGACGGTCTGCCGACCGTAGGCGTAACGGATATTGCGCGTATCATCGCCGACGTTGCAGAGCGGTCGACCAGCGACGTGCGGATGTTCACTTTCGGGGTTGGTTACGATGTGAATACAATGCTGCTGGATACCCTGAGCCAGGATCACCGCGGAGCCAGCGCCTATGTCGAGCCAGGCGAGAACATTGAGGAGGAAGTGGCATCCTTCTATTCCAAGATCAGTTCGCCGCTTCTGTCAGATGTCAGGCTGGCCGTAGGTCAGATCAAGGTGGACAACCTGCTGCCAGACCCGATGCCGGACCTTTTTGCCGGCACCCAACTGGTGCTGGTGGGCCGCTACCGCGAGGGAGGCAAGTCTGACGTTACCCTCACCGGCCAGGTCAATGGAAAGGCCCGCACCTACACCTATGACGACATCGCGTTCAGTTCCAGGGGCGGTGATGAGTCGATCCCCAGGCTCTGGGCCACCCGCAAGATTGGCCAGTTGCTGAAAGAGATACGCCTGCACGGAGAGAACAAGGAGCTCGTCGACAGCATCGTGGCGCTGAGCGTGCGCTATGGGATTATGACCCCCTACACGTCCTTCCTGGTGGATGAAAGCCAGGATATCCTCACCGTAACCGGACGGCAGGAACTGGCCGCCAAGAGCTGGGCGCCGACGCTGATGCCTCAGGTTGGTTCGCAGGCTGTGGCCGACAGCCAGAACCAGACGCAACTCGCTGAAGCCGAGCGTGCCGACAGAGGGCAAACAACCGAGATCAAGCAGGTTGGGGCCAAAGCCTTTGTGCTGCGCGATGGCGTCTGGACAGACACTCTGTACAACCCCGATGCAATGCGACCGGAGGGTCTCCGCTTTGGCAGCGCAACGTACTACCGGCTGCTCTCCGAGCACCCGGAGTGGGGACGCTACCTGTCCGTCAGCAACAGGCTGGTGGTAGTGCTGGACGGTACGGCCTATCGGATTGGCCCAGACCAGGAAGAGAGCGTTCACGCACCCAGCCAGCCGGTGCTTGAGCCTTCCAGCCCGTGGGAGCAGTTCTGGCGCTGGTTCCTCAAGGTTACGGGTCGGCTCTGA
- the fusA_1 gene encoding Elongation factor G — protein MKSHKVEELRNVSVISHSGAGKTSLTEAMLFNTGAINRLGRVDDGTTVSDYDPEEVRRKISVSTSVVPWEWDSYKVNLLDTPGYADFVGEVKGAIRVSDGAVVVVCATSGVEVGTELVWEYADERKLPRLVFVNKMDRENSSLEHTLEQLRAKFSATFLLLQAPVGSHASFKGVIDLLSMKAYMGDGSKPSEVPAELREEAQALRQQVIDAAAEADDELIVKYLDGVELTAGEVQQGLSKAIASGKIVPVFCGSATLNIGVRQLQQGIVDYLPSPLATVAVAKNLRDNSEQNLKPDPAGPLAALVFKTMADPYVGKLTYYRVYSGAMQSDSRVTNANKNEEERVGQLFYLTGKEQTPTKEVIAGDIGAVAKLQQTTTTDTLCDKDHPLVLPGIVFPHPVAFAAISPKTKADLDKMGAALARLVEEDPTLTVQRDADTNETVVSGMGDSHIDIAVKRLSAKFGVDVVTSTPKVPYKETITKTVSVQGRHKKQTGGRGQFGDIWVRFEPLPRGSGFEFVDEVFGGHVPRNFIPAVEKGMREAIEKGGLAGYPATDLRAALYDGSSHPVDSSEIAFKLAAHLAFKKGMEEGGAILLEPVMKVTIVVPEQFMGDVLGDLNTKRAKVLGMDQLRGNSVINAEAPLAEMQRYAADLRSMTQGRGYFRMDFAHMDPVPTHIAQTIIDQAAKPKEE, from the coding sequence ATGAAGAGTCACAAGGTGGAGGAGTTGAGAAACGTCAGTGTGATCTCCCACAGCGGAGCGGGCAAGACCTCGCTGACGGAAGCGATGCTGTTCAACACGGGAGCGATCAACCGCCTGGGCCGTGTAGACGACGGAACCACTGTCTCTGACTATGATCCAGAAGAAGTGCGCCGCAAGATCTCTGTGAGTACCTCCGTGGTGCCTTGGGAGTGGGACAGCTACAAAGTCAACCTTCTTGACACTCCTGGCTACGCCGACTTTGTGGGTGAGGTCAAGGGCGCCATTCGAGTCTCTGACGGAGCGGTAGTGGTGGTGTGCGCCACCTCCGGGGTAGAGGTAGGCACAGAGCTAGTCTGGGAGTACGCGGACGAGCGCAAGCTGCCGCGGTTGGTTTTTGTCAACAAGATGGATCGAGAGAACTCGAGCCTCGAGCACACGCTCGAGCAGCTCAGGGCCAAGTTTTCCGCGACGTTCCTGCTCCTGCAAGCGCCAGTTGGCTCTCACGCCTCTTTCAAGGGTGTAATTGACCTGCTTTCGATGAAGGCCTATATGGGCGATGGCAGCAAGCCGAGCGAGGTTCCTGCCGAGCTGCGTGAGGAAGCGCAGGCTCTTCGACAGCAGGTGATCGACGCGGCCGCTGAGGCCGACGATGAGCTCATCGTCAAGTACCTGGACGGAGTTGAGCTGACGGCAGGTGAGGTGCAGCAGGGTCTGTCCAAGGCCATCGCGTCGGGCAAAATCGTGCCGGTGTTTTGCGGTTCTGCCACGCTGAACATCGGTGTTCGGCAGCTTCAACAGGGCATTGTGGACTATCTGCCATCGCCTCTGGCGACCGTGGCGGTGGCCAAGAACCTTCGCGACAACAGCGAGCAGAACCTCAAGCCGGACCCGGCGGGCCCGCTGGCAGCGCTGGTGTTCAAGACCATGGCTGACCCCTACGTGGGAAAACTGACCTACTACCGTGTGTATTCCGGGGCGATGCAGAGCGACTCGCGGGTCACCAATGCGAACAAGAATGAAGAAGAACGCGTCGGACAGCTATTCTACCTGACGGGCAAAGAGCAAACGCCTACCAAGGAAGTGATCGCTGGTGACATCGGCGCCGTCGCCAAGCTGCAGCAGACCACAACAACGGACACACTGTGCGACAAGGACCACCCGCTGGTTCTTCCGGGCATCGTCTTTCCGCATCCGGTAGCGTTTGCGGCGATCAGCCCCAAGACCAAGGCCGACCTGGACAAGATGGGTGCCGCACTGGCTCGCCTGGTCGAAGAAGATCCGACGCTGACCGTGCAGCGTGATGCAGACACGAACGAAACCGTTGTCTCTGGAATGGGCGATTCGCACATCGACATTGCCGTCAAGCGCCTGTCGGCCAAGTTCGGCGTTGATGTGGTAACGTCCACCCCCAAGGTGCCCTACAAGGAAACCATCACCAAGACCGTGTCTGTGCAGGGGCGCCACAAAAAGCAGACCGGTGGTCGTGGACAGTTCGGCGATATCTGGGTGCGTTTCGAACCCCTGCCTCGCGGAAGCGGGTTCGAGTTCGTGGATGAGGTGTTTGGCGGCCACGTTCCGCGCAACTTTATTCCCGCGGTGGAGAAAGGCATGCGCGAGGCCATTGAAAAGGGCGGTTTGGCTGGTTACCCGGCGACGGACCTGCGCGCGGCTCTGTACGATGGTTCGTCTCACCCGGTGGACTCTTCCGAAATCGCCTTCAAGCTTGCTGCTCACTTGGCCTTCAAGAAGGGCATGGAAGAGGGCGGCGCCATCTTGCTGGAACCGGTGATGAAGGTGACCATCGTCGTGCCGGAGCAGTTCATGGGCGATGTGCTGGGCGACCTCAACACCAAGCGCGCCAAAGTGCTGGGAATGGATCAACTGCGTGGCAACAGCGTTATCAACGCCGAGGCCCCGCTGGCAGAGATGCAGCGCTATGCGGCCGACCTGCGCTCGATGACCCAGGGGCGTGGCTACTTCCGCATGGACTTTGCCCATATGGATCCGGTGCCGACGCACATCGCACAGACGATCATCGACCAGGCTGCCAAGCCTAAGGAAGAGTAG
- a CDS encoding D-hydantoinase, producing MDSVVTNGQVVTASGLERLDVGIHGGRIAELRVGLEGPNKIDAQGCYVFPGFVDPHVHLEMNVGGNLTSDDLASGTVAAACGGTTTIIDFTENRRGDDLESWVTRRRAQADGRVAVDYALHLQLADSSPSTLAALRRLSEQGYRSAKLYTTYDGVRLSDRDFLELLTAVRDAQVLPMVHTENDHAIAFLTRRLLAQGLVAPKYHADSRPPLVEAEAANRVAILAGLVNAPLYIAHLTCAETLERVQSARQRGQRVFAETCPQYLLLSTDEYDRPGFEGAKYVLSPPLRDQANWPLLWEALAEDALQVVSTDHCPWNYATQKALGRHAFNAIPNGAPGIETRIPLLFSEGVGKGRLSLQRFVEVCATSPARIFGLYPRKGVIAVGADADLVIYDPQRRVTLSQANLHQRVDYCPYEGREVVGYPSVVLLRGEVIVENGQFVGRRGQGQFVRREVSCAY from the coding sequence ATGGACAGTGTCGTCACAAATGGTCAGGTTGTCACAGCGAGCGGGCTGGAACGGCTTGACGTTGGGATTCATGGCGGGAGAATAGCCGAACTAAGGGTTGGGCTCGAGGGGCCCAACAAGATCGACGCGCAGGGCTGCTACGTCTTTCCCGGCTTTGTTGATCCCCACGTTCACCTCGAGATGAACGTCGGTGGCAATCTGACCAGCGACGACCTGGCCAGCGGAACCGTTGCCGCCGCCTGCGGCGGCACCACGACCATCATCGACTTTACCGAAAACCGCCGCGGCGACGACCTGGAATCCTGGGTAACCAGACGCCGGGCTCAAGCAGACGGGCGCGTGGCGGTGGACTATGCGCTGCATCTCCAGCTGGCGGACTCATCCCCGAGTACGCTGGCCGCGCTGCGCCGATTGAGCGAGCAGGGCTATCGCAGCGCCAAGCTCTACACGACCTATGACGGCGTGAGGCTTTCGGACCGTGATTTCCTAGAACTGCTGACAGCGGTGCGCGACGCGCAGGTGCTGCCGATGGTGCACACGGAGAACGACCATGCCATCGCCTTCCTGACCAGGCGCCTGCTGGCGCAGGGACTCGTTGCGCCCAAGTACCACGCCGACAGTCGACCGCCCCTTGTCGAGGCAGAGGCGGCCAATCGGGTAGCCATTCTGGCTGGGCTGGTGAACGCTCCCCTCTACATCGCCCACCTCACCTGCGCGGAGACGCTGGAGCGGGTTCAGTCGGCGCGCCAGCGCGGCCAGCGCGTGTTCGCCGAGACCTGTCCCCAGTACCTCCTGCTTTCGACCGACGAGTATGACCGGCCAGGTTTCGAGGGCGCCAAGTACGTTCTGTCACCCCCTCTGCGTGACCAGGCCAACTGGCCGCTGCTCTGGGAGGCCCTGGCCGAGGACGCCCTGCAGGTTGTCTCCACCGACCACTGCCCCTGGAACTATGCGACGCAAAAAGCCCTTGGCCGCCATGCGTTCAATGCGATCCCGAACGGGGCGCCAGGCATCGAGACCCGTATCCCATTGCTGTTCAGCGAGGGCGTGGGCAAAGGCCGGCTGTCCCTGCAACGCTTCGTGGAGGTGTGCGCGACGTCTCCAGCCAGGATCTTTGGCCTGTATCCGCGCAAAGGAGTCATCGCAGTTGGCGCTGACGCCGACCTGGTCATCTACGATCCACAGCGGCGAGTCACGCTCAGCCAGGCCAACCTGCATCAACGGGTGGACTATTGCCCTTACGAAGGGCGCGAAGTGGTCGGGTATCCGTCCGTGGTGCTGCTTCGAGGCGAGGTGATCGTCGAGAACGGCCAGTTCGTTGGCCGCCGGGGCCAGGGGCAATTCGTCCGACGTGAGGTTTCCTGCGCCTACTAG
- the lytN_2 gene encoding putative cell wall hydrolase LytN precursor — translation MRRWFSQSVFVVLAACLILAGAAPASLAAPPSPAGAVYHVVQPGENLYRIGLRYGVSLWSIAQANGIVNVNLIRSGQVLLIPVPAPPPVPVPRIYIVRPGDTLSGIAWRFGTTVWVITRANGIWNPNLIYVGQRLVIP, via the coding sequence ATGAGAAGGTGGTTTTCTCAGAGTGTGTTCGTTGTCCTTGCCGCGTGTCTGATCCTGGCCGGGGCGGCCCCGGCCTCCCTGGCTGCTCCGCCTTCGCCGGCTGGTGCTGTCTACCATGTGGTTCAGCCAGGCGAGAACCTCTACCGTATCGGCCTGCGCTATGGCGTGTCGCTGTGGAGCATCGCCCAGGCCAACGGCATTGTGAACGTCAACCTCATTAGATCTGGTCAGGTACTGCTGATCCCTGTTCCCGCGCCGCCCCCGGTGCCTGTGCCCAGGATCTACATTGTGCGGCCTGGTGATACCCTTTCGGGGATTGCCTGGCGGTTCGGCACTACAGTGTGGGTCATTACGCGGGCCAATGGCATCTGGAATCCCAACCTCATCTACGTGGGGCAGAGACTGGTGATCCCGTAG